The region aaggttTATGTACAGTTCCAGGTACAGTTTAATAATTTGGCTCATCATTACAGCATACAAGACACGTGATAATGGCTGTTTTTATCGGCTCTGTACATCCTTACATTTGTATCTCTGTTGTTCCTCAGAGGGCCAATGAACTCTTCAAAGAAATGGGGCAAACGTCTTACAATGTTGAGGCAGGACTTCCCGACCTGGTGGATCATGCAAAGAATTTATTGGGTTTGTACAAACCACAACTTGATTGAACTTTTTTCAACTGCTTCTTCAAATAGTTAATACAGAAAACGTGTGATTACTGCATGCTGACTAGGGGGAAGCACAGAAGTTCCCTTGTGCTGACTAGATCGACTACCACCATGTGCTAGGACAAAGCTGCATAACATAAAGGACCGAAATCTTGGTGGATAAATGCTTTACCATTTATTTGTTCTGTCTTATATGTCATCGGCAGACAGGGTACTGGCTTTGCAGACCGCTGTGGACCAAGAGAGAACGACAAGGCAAGGCTACTGAGAAGATCCCACCCACCCACTTACAAAGTGTGTTTATTGAAAACGTTTGTTTTGAAGCAACTAGATTTTAATGttcatgaatgttttatataaataaaatgtataatgacACTATATCATTGATAATGTTTCAAGTCTTTTGAGGTGCCACGTATGTATTTTGTTGCATGCAGCAGATACTGGGTTATTTGAACACTGACCAGTTTGATGCTaattgaagcagcagcagacattcagttggatttatttttctgatatcTATTGgtgaaatgtaataaagtacatttactcaagtactaaacttcagtacaattttgaggtacctGTTCTCaactttattaattatttgtttcctgtttcaccTACTTATACTTCTACCTCACTATATTTCAGATGCAAAAAGtgttctttttacttcactacatttacatGTTAATTTTTGTTCAGTACTTTGCATGTTATGATtgataatacaaaatacaatcaaGAAATAAATTGTGGTTATAACATAGATGTGGTTAcacataatgcattattaattaGAATCCAACAAAATATAAACTCTGCCTAATGAATACTTtaactttaagtatattttgatgccaaTACCTTTTTCACCTGTTATTCAAGTACAAATTTGCACTCATGATGTCTACTTCtaagagtatttctacactcgCATTGCTACTTTTAGTTAAGTTTAAGATCTGAGTATTCATTCCACCATTTCTAAAAGCACAAATGGCTCCTTTCAGTGGCATTAATTGAACAGATATTTAAATTCAGAGTTTGGTCTGAGTATATGCACAGAAATGAAAAATTCagatacattatattattattgtggaATATGTTCACACTAAAATCGTCCATCCAGTTTATGGATTGGCACATATGATATGCCACAACTGAAAATGCAAGATGATCCCATGCCTGCTCTACAGGTGGAAGTAGGGGGACACAGCTGTCAACTAGCTGTTCAGTTAACCAACAGGTTAACTAAATAATTCCTAAACTCATCCAAGTTGATATAAACAtaagtaaatacatttcagatACAGAATGCATTTGAGACTAAATTTGTTATATGGAGTAAGCCGTGATGTTGTCCTCCAGAGATTAACTTTTGTTTGATTGAGCTAATgctaaaatgtgtatttgtcatTTGTAAGGGTATTTCATAGGTTATGGAAAGAAGACACTCAGGAAAGCATTATGCTCATATTTTAAACAACCAAATgtttttgaccactagtaggttatattgctttttttttttcctacagtactaaaaaactaaattttggATGTGTCTCAATATTTTTTATGGATTTATAATAACTCGCTCAAGTCTGTTGAAGAGAAAATAACTTCATGGTAAACTAAGCtctgtttatgtttcattcatttaactCAGTTTGGTTTTCACTTCCAACCCACCCCTATCACACAAAACAAGCTGCAAGCTGTTACAACatgataattaaaaacaaaagggagAGGAAATGCCTTAAACTTATAACGACAATAATATTCAGTCCACACTTTTGTGCAGTTGAGCATCCAGAGCAGTAGGTGGCGCTACAGGAGGGGGTCCACATTAGATTAtagaggaggaacaggagggaCCAAGCAGTCACTGAACAGATTAAGCTGCCTCTCCATCTGACTGGTGAGGAAACAAACCCAGGATCGGTTGGCCATGAAGTGGTTACGCTTTTCGCTCCTCGTCTTGGGGTTTTCTCGCTGTGCTGCGCCACGTCTGGTGACAGCAGCGGcgtgaagaagatgaagatgcaATTTGCTACGGGACCCCTTCTCAAGTTTCAGATCTGGTAAGCAAATGAGGCCAAATTCTGGCGAGTCATTGCGAGCTAACCAGCTAAACTAGTAGGCCGAGAGCTGGCTCACTAACAGCAGGGTGCTTTATCTCGACATATTCTAGGACATGGGAGCTTTTCATTGATTGTTGCGAAATGACCCGCACACTGTTTAAACACACAGGTAGAGTAAATGTTGCGGAAGCTCCTGGTTTTTGCCACCTCTCGTGAGCATTTGTTCGAAGGCTTGGCCCCGCCCCCGCTGTCAGGCACGCGCGTTACCGTAGAATGTGTAACGTGTGTTTCATAACGGACCGTGGGGGGGTATTTCATATTCCGTTAAAGTGCAAAGTTCCGTCAAAGCTAACCTAGCGAGCTGACGCTTCAAACATTAACAAGGCTTGTCATCGTCGTTAACGTGTAACGTTATGCAAATACCCAGATCACGTGGTCTAAAGACGCTGGTGTGACTAAAGTAACGTCATGTAGTGAAGTCATAACGTATTCCTTTTAAAGTGGGCTTGCATGCTGCTAACTTGCTTTACCACTAAAGTTAACAATCTGACAGATAAAAGCGGGAATCACATGTTCCTCATCTCAAGGCTAAATTCATTATCTACCCTTTTGTCACGGTGTTGTTGTGGCTgccttttgtctctctgtgtgtgtgtgtgtgtgtgtgtgtgtgtgtgtgtgtgtgtgtgtgtgtgtgtgtgtgtgtgtgtgttgtgtgtgtgtgttttctctctaacagtgtgtttgtcttcttGCAGCATTTCCTGAGGGTACAAACGGGTGTTTGAGGAGTACACGCAGGCCTTGTACCAGCGTTACCCAGACATCCGCATTGAGGGGGAGAATTACCTTCCCGTGCCCCTCTATAGGTAAGAGAGATGGTCCGCCTTGCTACAAGTGGATTATATccagctttattaaagcagccTGAAAGCTGCCTGGGATTAGCTGTGATTGGACTGAGGTAATTCTCATGAAGTCAGGTTTATCTGACCATGTGGGGGTCTGTGGAGCTACTGGCCCTTTACGAGTCATAATTTTAGGTCAAATGCATAATTCTATTTAGtgtggattattattatgattattggTCTCTAATCAATGCTATTTATTTGGACCAACGTAGAATATGTTCCTCAACATAAAGTGTCATTTTctatttaactattttaatCAATCCTTTtattattagtcccacaatggggaaattatttctctgcatttaacccatcccggaggagcagtgggctgcaatgaagcgcccggggagcaacttggggttaggtgtctcactcaaggacacctcggcatgttgccggtagaggggcttgaaccaccaaccttgtggttacgggacaagcgctctacctcatgtgccacagccgcccctattTAACTGTAGGATACATTTGTGTTACTTActttggggggaaaaagggTCCATGTAAATGGGTATTTTAAGGAACTGTAGGCCTTCACACTATAGAGGcctaaaatgtacatttcagtTGTCTTCTTAAGCGCTACTGaatgtttttcagattttaatttGAGTTAATGTGGGGGGAGTGTCTGACTAACATACATTCAGTGGCCAGTTTATTAAGTACAAgtagctaaaactaatgcagtctaaaTCAACAGTCCTGCAGTAAATCCTACCGCCGTGAAGGTTATGATGTTCAGTTTTTattgaaactgttttattttcactgtcCACCCTATTTTTATTAGTGTTGTTAGGCTCAATATCGGAAACACCTCTGACCTCTCAGTATAATCCAGTACAGCTCTATAGCCTAAACTGCAACCTCCAAAAATGACTATACAGTGGAATCAGCTAAAAACCAATTTATTGCCggactgttgtattagactgcattagttttagctgggtgtacctaataaactggaaaTGGAGTGTATATTAACAACATAATTCATTTGTGGACTACATGAAAGCTTTGTCAGCAATGCTTTTAGTTCAAACAAACTGTTGCATGATCCCACCAATGTATCacttcactattttctgacattttatagaccaatgattatttgtggaaaaagtcaGCAAGTTATTTGGTAATGATTATCATAAATAGTTGGAGCCCTAGGactaatattcatattttcatatattcatCATTTCTGCAATGTATTTCTTCCCTTATTTTATAATTGTCCAAGAACTAATTCTGTTCCGCATACATACAAAATTTTCACTCTGAAATCAGCATTCATAAAGTAGTGAAGCATTGATGGCTGTATTTGGATCAGTGCCCGAGTCCAATGTGAGACTGGTTTGTGCACTTGTCCCAGGTGTAATGGTTAAAGGCACAGCCTCACTGAGACCCTGAGGTCCTCATCAGTTGAACTCTTAATGAATACACCAGAGATTAGCTCCATTAAAGAAAGAACACAGTATCAAACCCTGGGTTTCAGACTCTCCAGGCTGGTTTAGTCACTGGAATACTAAGCCTGCCTCCACTGACGGGTTGTAGTTCAACCAGTTACGCAAATTTTAGTTTAAAGGAATTAAAACCGGATTTAACAGGATGCAGGCTCTGTGTTGCGGGTTGATGGGTGATGGTATTAAGGCCGTATCCtagtttaatattttaagataCATTTCCCTTGCGGAATCTTAATCACTGTTGAAATTGATAATAATCATTTGTATGGGAGGAAGCCAGTGCTACATGGTTGACTCcattttcttgtgtttattttacacagTGGAGCTTAATTTGTATAAATGGAGGccactcttctcttctcttctcttctctcatttGTCAATGTTGAACTAATATGGTTACCCTTGTCTCAGATTTATTTAGTGTCGGTCTCGATGTATGTCTCTGTGCTTAATCTTGTCTAACAATATTAAttgtatcttgtttttatttccttagaCATTTTGcttccttcctgtctgtgttcAAACTGCTGGTGATTGGGCTGATTATTATCGGCAGGGACCCATTCGCCCTCATTGGTATGCAAGCCCCAGGCATTTGGGAATGGGGTCAGGGAAATAAGGTAAGGTTCACTGGAACTATAGGAGTCATTAAGGTCAGATCATATGGGAGAGCTGGCACTGTAATTTTCATGTTTACGAGGGTGGAGTCAGTGTGATGCAGCtgagcatttgttttttcacaagTTAAGCCCACAGATATCACACACAAGCATTGAGTGAATACAATAATGAAGAAAATGGGGTTAACtttgactgtttattttagTTGTGTACATTCACACTACCAAGTACAACTTAAACCCATGGGATTTTGTTAGCTCGTTCAGGCTCTTCAGGCTGTGTCGTTAAGTATTGTTTTGCCTGGATCTGTTATCCCCAGGGTTACAGACATGCCAAAGGCTCAGAGGAAGAATGACTGCCAGCAT is a window of Anoplopoma fimbria isolate UVic2021 breed Golden Eagle Sablefish chromosome 3, Afim_UVic_2022, whole genome shotgun sequence DNA encoding:
- the LOC129116014 gene encoding LOW QUALITY PROTEIN: thioredoxin reductase-like selenoprotein T1a (The sequence of the model RefSeq protein was modified relative to this genomic sequence to represent the inferred CDS: deleted 2 bases in 1 codon), with translation MKWLRFSLLVLVFSLCCATSGDSSGVKKMKMQFATGPLLKFQICISUGYKRVFEEYTQALYQRYPDIRIEGENYLPVPLYRHFASFLSVFKLLVIGLIIIGRDPFALIGMQAPGIWEWGQGNKIYACMMVFFLSNMIENQLMSTGAFEITLNDVPVWSKLESGHLPSMQQLVQILDNEMKMNVHMNTGTHHLS